From a region of the Burkholderia sp. PAMC 26561 genome:
- a CDS encoding GDSL-type esterase/lipase family protein, whose protein sequence is MVTTPITPALLRGALEYEHTGRGVMPHRLPERARVQCADPQLAMAEAQPSGVRLIFRTHATNIELDVLPTRYLYAGAPPRPAGMYDLLVDGKLLRQSSASGGDIVTIDMATGTASKQSGPVATLRFNDLPAHDKTIAIWLPYNEITELIALRTDAKIDHAADTGRKVWLHHGSSISHGSNGDSPTSTWPALAASLGGVELINLGFSGSALLDPFTARAMRDTPADLISLKIGINLVNTDLMRLRAFTPAVHGFIDTIRDGHPATPLLIISPIHCPIHEDTPGPGAFDLTALAGGKVSFRATGDPDERTSGKLTLTVIRDELRRIAEQRAATDPHLHYLDGLALYGQADFAELPLPDQLHPDGRTHRRMGERFAELAFGRDGLFGIE, encoded by the coding sequence ATGGTCACCACGCCCATCACCCCGGCGCTGTTACGCGGCGCTCTCGAATACGAACACACCGGACGGGGCGTGATGCCGCATCGCCTGCCTGAGCGTGCGCGTGTTCAATGCGCCGATCCTCAACTGGCGATGGCCGAGGCGCAGCCCTCGGGCGTACGGCTGATATTCCGCACGCACGCGACGAATATCGAACTCGATGTCCTGCCTACCCGTTATTTGTACGCCGGCGCCCCGCCACGGCCGGCGGGCATGTACGACCTGCTTGTCGATGGCAAGCTCCTGCGCCAAAGCAGCGCATCCGGAGGCGACATCGTGACGATCGACATGGCGACTGGCACGGCATCGAAGCAATCGGGTCCGGTCGCCACTCTCCGGTTCAACGACCTCCCTGCTCACGACAAGACAATCGCAATCTGGCTGCCGTACAACGAAATCACTGAGCTGATCGCGCTGCGTACCGACGCGAAAATCGACCATGCCGCCGATACTGGACGAAAGGTCTGGCTGCATCATGGAAGCTCGATCAGCCATGGTTCGAACGGCGACAGCCCCACCTCGACATGGCCTGCGCTCGCCGCCTCCCTCGGCGGCGTGGAGCTGATCAATCTTGGCTTCAGCGGCAGCGCATTACTCGACCCGTTCACCGCGCGAGCGATGCGCGACACACCCGCCGATCTGATCAGCCTAAAAATCGGCATCAACCTGGTCAACACCGACCTGATGCGCCTGCGCGCGTTCACGCCGGCGGTGCACGGCTTTATCGATACGATCCGCGATGGTCATCCGGCCACGCCGCTGCTGATCATCTCGCCGATCCACTGCCCGATACACGAGGACACGCCCGGCCCTGGCGCGTTCGATCTCACCGCGCTTGCAGGCGGCAAGGTTTCGTTTCGCGCGACGGGCGACCCTGACGAGCGCACGTCCGGGAAACTGACGCTGACCGTCATCCGCGATGAACTGCGGCGCATCGCAGAGCAACGCGCCGCCACGGACCCCCATCTTCATTATCTCGACGGACTCGCGCTCTACGGTCAAGCCGATTTCGCCGAGCTGCCGCTGCCGGATCAACTGCATCCGGATGGCCGCACGCATCGGCGCATGGGCGAACGGTTTGCAGAGCTCGCCTTCGGGCGTGATGGTTTGTTTGGCATCGAGTAA
- a CDS encoding purple acid phosphatase family protein, whose amino-acid sequence MPNKTRTDPVATVSRRNFLKLAGASSLASAATTMTGAARAADTAPDGTPEQIHLTWGDDPSKEVVVSWASLAPAANPRVRVSTAGNGHARVVHGVQRTYTDGLNGEIVCTYHAVIHGLEPHTEYQYEVTADNDSNTGQPFSASFRTAPRGRAPFRFTSYGDLATPNTGWVLSSPQSRFAVQAVERFQPLFHLLNGDLCYANLNPAHQPEVWRDFGNNAQTSAANRPWMPCPGNHEVEFHNGEQGFDSYLTRYTLPDNGTRFRGRWYSFRVSSILFVSLDADDVVYQDAAAFVAGPNPLVPAASTGNPSVEPGTSFYIRGYSKGEQTRWLEKTLRHAADDDDIDWIIVQMHQDALSSSKTGNGSDKGIREAWLPLFDQYGVDLVLCGHDHDYERSHPVRGCNHHAGFDAVTGERVDTLQPKPVATARRANEPIDTSHGTVHLILGGGGTSAPLDVYGLDAGTGNPQAQIFTKPNRPIPGTSANTFLRRPADALEDAIWSAQRDTGTGYGIAVFDHDPGTRHGNTTITMNYYHAPGADQTPTADYELFETIVLSKKRRS is encoded by the coding sequence ATGCCGAACAAGACCAGAACCGATCCCGTTGCCACCGTATCGAGACGCAACTTCCTCAAGCTTGCCGGCGCGTCGTCGCTGGCGAGCGCCGCGACCACCATGACCGGCGCAGCGCGTGCCGCCGATACCGCGCCCGATGGCACACCCGAGCAGATTCATTTGACCTGGGGCGACGATCCATCGAAGGAAGTGGTCGTGAGCTGGGCATCGCTCGCGCCGGCCGCCAATCCGCGCGTTCGCGTGAGCACGGCGGGCAATGGTCACGCGAGGGTCGTGCACGGCGTGCAGCGCACTTATACCGACGGCTTGAACGGCGAGATTGTCTGCACCTACCACGCGGTAATTCACGGCCTGGAGCCGCATACCGAATACCAGTACGAAGTCACCGCCGATAACGACAGCAACACCGGGCAGCCGTTCAGCGCCTCGTTCCGGACCGCGCCGCGCGGCCGTGCGCCGTTTCGCTTCACGAGCTACGGCGACCTCGCGACGCCCAATACCGGCTGGGTGCTGTCATCGCCGCAAAGCCGTTTTGCCGTGCAAGCCGTCGAGCGCTTCCAGCCGTTGTTTCATCTGCTCAACGGCGATCTTTGCTACGCCAACCTCAACCCGGCGCATCAACCGGAAGTGTGGCGAGATTTCGGCAACAACGCGCAGACGTCGGCGGCCAATCGGCCGTGGATGCCATGTCCGGGCAACCATGAGGTCGAGTTCCACAACGGCGAGCAGGGCTTCGATTCGTATCTCACGCGCTACACACTGCCCGACAACGGCACGCGTTTTCGCGGCCGCTGGTACAGCTTTCGTGTGAGTTCGATCCTGTTTGTATCGCTGGATGCAGACGATGTCGTCTATCAGGACGCCGCGGCTTTCGTGGCCGGGCCCAATCCGCTGGTGCCGGCCGCGAGCACCGGCAATCCGTCAGTCGAACCCGGCACCTCGTTCTACATACGCGGCTACAGCAAGGGTGAGCAGACGCGCTGGCTCGAAAAGACCTTGCGCCATGCGGCCGATGACGACGACATCGACTGGATCATCGTGCAGATGCATCAGGATGCGCTGAGTTCATCGAAGACGGGCAACGGGTCGGACAAAGGCATCCGGGAAGCATGGCTGCCGCTCTTCGATCAATACGGCGTCGACCTCGTGCTGTGCGGCCACGATCACGACTACGAGCGCAGCCATCCGGTGCGCGGTTGCAATCACCATGCAGGATTCGATGCGGTCACCGGCGAGCGCGTCGATACGCTGCAGCCGAAACCCGTCGCGACGGCTCGCCGCGCGAACGAACCTATCGATACATCGCACGGTACTGTTCACCTGATTCTCGGTGGCGGCGGCACGAGCGCGCCGCTCGATGTCTACGGGCTCGATGCGGGCACGGGCAACCCGCAGGCGCAAATCTTCACCAAGCCGAATCGCCCCATACCCGGCACGTCGGCCAATACGTTCTTGCGCCGCCCGGCCGATGCACTGGAAGACGCAATCTGGTCGGCTCAGCGCGATACGGGAACGGGCTACGGCATCGCGGTATTCGATCACGATCCCGGCACACGGCATGGCAATACGACGATCACGATGAACTACTATCACGCGCCCGGCGCCGACCAGACGCCGACCGCGGACTATGAGCTCTTCGAGACCATCGTGTTGTCGAAGAAACGGCGTAGTTAA
- a CDS encoding AraC family transcriptional regulator — protein sequence MSNDALLEAVTRYTDAQPGDGPYLTPVKGVMILRSNREKQPSHLIFKPALCIIVQGAKWTIFGNQRFHYRAGQALVVSVEMPAVGRVVEASRTEPFLGIVVEFDLAVMRDVFEGLATTEGAIHPEAGANGESAHGVFVTDFDGPLADCALRLMRLIGTPQAIPMLYPSIMREICYWLLTGPRAADVAAIVLGNSHAHRVVSVIHSLRNRFAEAVRIEELALQAQMSPSSFHRQFKTLTSMTPLQYQKQLRLLEARRLMLTDAANAETAAFQVGYESASQFSREYARMFGAPPRRDVVTLRAAAG from the coding sequence ATGTCCAACGATGCCCTGCTTGAAGCCGTCACCCGTTACACCGACGCCCAGCCCGGTGACGGCCCCTACCTGACGCCCGTGAAGGGCGTGATGATCCTGCGCTCGAATCGCGAAAAGCAGCCGTCGCACCTCATTTTCAAGCCGGCGTTGTGCATCATTGTGCAGGGCGCGAAATGGACGATCTTCGGCAATCAGCGGTTTCACTATCGCGCGGGTCAGGCGCTGGTCGTCAGCGTCGAGATGCCAGCGGTCGGGCGCGTGGTCGAAGCGAGCAGAACGGAGCCGTTTCTTGGCATCGTGGTCGAATTCGACCTGGCCGTGATGCGCGATGTGTTCGAAGGGCTGGCCACGACCGAAGGCGCGATCCATCCGGAGGCCGGTGCGAACGGCGAATCGGCGCACGGCGTCTTTGTCACCGACTTCGACGGGCCGCTCGCTGATTGCGCATTGCGTCTGATGCGCCTGATCGGCACGCCGCAAGCCATCCCGATGCTTTATCCATCGATCATGCGTGAAATCTGTTACTGGCTGCTCACGGGCCCGCGTGCCGCCGATGTCGCGGCGATCGTGCTAGGCAACAGTCATGCGCACCGGGTGGTGAGCGTGATCCACTCGTTGCGTAACCGTTTTGCTGAAGCGGTGCGCATCGAGGAGCTCGCGCTGCAGGCGCAGATGAGTCCGTCGTCGTTTCATCGGCAATTCAAGACGCTGACATCGATGACGCCCCTGCAGTACCAGAAGCAGTTGCGCCTGCTCGAAGCGCGGCGGCTTATGCTGACGGACGCGGCCAATGCAGAGACGGCTGCGTTCCAGGTCGGCTACGAAAGCGCATCGCAATTCAGCCGCGAATATGCGCGCATGTTTGGCGCACCGCCGCGGCGTGACGTGGTCACGCTGAGGGCGGCGGCGGGTTGA
- a CDS encoding SDR family NAD(P)-dependent oxidoreductase → MPDQNTPKIAIVTGGSRGLGRNTVLNLAKRGIDSIFTYHSNRAEADQVVAAVREAGRNAIAIQLDTSNTASFDTFTQNVRDALSKLGAERFDFLVNNAGTSLHKAFHETTEAELDAVYAVHFKGVFFLTQKLLPLINDGGRIVNISSGLARFSFPGSSAYACMKGAVEVLTRYLAKELGERRITVNTVAPGAIATDFSGGMVRDNPDLNKLIAGMTSLGRVGHPDDIGPMIAALLSDDNRWVNAQRIEVSGGMII, encoded by the coding sequence ATGCCTGATCAAAACACCCCGAAGATCGCAATCGTCACGGGCGGCAGCCGCGGCCTCGGCCGCAACACGGTACTGAACCTGGCGAAGCGCGGTATCGATTCGATCTTCACGTATCACTCGAATCGCGCCGAAGCCGATCAGGTCGTTGCAGCAGTGCGCGAAGCAGGACGCAACGCGATCGCCATTCAACTCGATACCAGCAACACCGCCTCCTTCGATACCTTCACGCAAAACGTTCGTGACGCGCTCTCAAAGCTGGGCGCAGAGCGTTTCGATTTTCTTGTCAACAACGCGGGCACGTCGTTGCACAAAGCGTTTCACGAGACCACCGAAGCCGAACTGGACGCCGTCTACGCGGTCCATTTCAAGGGCGTGTTTTTCCTCACGCAAAAGCTGCTGCCGCTCATCAACGATGGCGGCCGCATCGTGAATATCTCTTCGGGTCTCGCGCGGTTTTCGTTTCCCGGAAGCAGTGCGTATGCGTGCATGAAGGGCGCGGTCGAGGTGCTCACGCGTTATCTCGCGAAAGAACTCGGCGAGCGCCGCATTACCGTCAACACGGTGGCGCCCGGCGCGATCGCGACGGATTTCAGCGGCGGCATGGTCCGCGACAATCCGGACCTGAACAAGCTGATTGCCGGCATGACATCGCTTGGCCGCGTGGGTCATCCCGACGATATCGGCCCGATGATCGCGGCGCTTCTCTCCGACGATAACCGCTGGGTCAACGCGCAGCGCATCGAGGTATCGGGCGGCATGATCATCTGA
- a CDS encoding LysR family transcriptional regulator: MEDRSESYTLSLSLEIDLLRSFTVVAEVRTLSHAASRIGRTQSALSQQMKRLEEIVDQPLFQRTGRGVVLTNPGERLLIHAQRILRMHDEAMADLSGKGLSGTIRFGCPDDYATVFLPHLLRQFSSRHPDALVEVVCAPTPRLLEQLDMHALDLAMISLPESAPNDDIIRREPLVWVGYPGLDAAHFDPLPLALSDPDTLDHVAACEALQRAGRAYRIAYASSSLAGLTALVRSGQAVAVITQTAVAPDLCILNGDPGLPALPGIGITLKFERARPSHLIKVFAEHIRLTLPLI; the protein is encoded by the coding sequence ATGGAAGATAGAAGCGAGTCTTATACCTTGAGCCTTTCACTCGAAATCGACCTGCTGCGTTCGTTCACCGTCGTGGCCGAAGTCCGGACGCTCAGCCACGCGGCCAGCCGGATTGGCCGGACCCAGTCCGCGCTGAGCCAGCAGATGAAGCGTCTTGAAGAGATCGTCGATCAGCCGCTGTTTCAGCGCACAGGTCGCGGCGTGGTATTGACCAACCCCGGCGAACGCCTGCTGATCCACGCCCAACGCATTTTGCGCATGCACGACGAAGCAATGGCCGATCTGTCCGGCAAAGGCTTGTCGGGAACGATTCGCTTTGGATGTCCGGACGACTACGCCACGGTTTTCCTGCCGCATTTGCTGCGGCAGTTTTCGAGCCGGCACCCGGATGCGCTGGTGGAGGTCGTATGCGCGCCCACGCCTCGATTGCTCGAACAACTGGACATGCATGCGCTGGACCTGGCGATGATTTCGCTACCGGAGAGTGCCCCGAACGACGACATCATCCGCCGTGAGCCGCTGGTCTGGGTGGGTTATCCGGGACTGGACGCCGCGCACTTCGACCCGTTGCCGCTGGCGCTTTCCGATCCGGACACGCTCGATCACGTCGCGGCCTGCGAAGCGTTGCAGCGCGCGGGCAGGGCGTATCGCATCGCTTATGCGAGCAGCAGTCTTGCCGGTCTTACGGCCCTGGTCCGCTCGGGGCAGGCCGTGGCCGTCATCACGCAGACGGCCGTCGCGCCGGATCTCTGCATTCTCAATGGCGATCCCGGACTTCCCGCGTTGCCCGGCATCGGCATTACGCTGAAGTTCGAGCGGGCACGCCCGTCGCATCTGATCAAGGTGTTCGCCGAGCATATCCGGCTCACGCTGCCCTTGATATGA
- a CDS encoding aspartate aminotransferase family protein, with protein sequence MSRNDDATFWHNARHHLIRYGGTFEPLIIERAKGSFVYDADGRAILDFTSGQMSAVLGHSHPEIMSVINEYAGKLDHLFSGMLSRPVVDLATRLADITPEGLDRALLLSTGAESNEAAIRMAKLVTGKYEIVGFAQSWHGMTGNAASATYSAGRKGVGPAAVGSYAIPAPFLYRPRFERNGEYDYLAELDYAFDLIDRQSSGNLAAFIAEPILSSGGIIELPVGYMAALKRKCEERGMLLILDEAQTGIGRTGTMFACERDGVTPDILTLSKTLGAGLPLAAVVTSAAIEERAHELGYLFYTTHVSDPLPAAIGLRVLDVVEREGLVARANVMGDRLRRGLSGLMERFDCIGDIRGRGLLLGMEIVKDRRTKEPADGLGAKITRECMNLGLSMNIVQLPGMGGVFRIAPPLTVHEDEIDLGLDLLGKAIERSL encoded by the coding sequence GTGTCCCGAAACGACGATGCAACCTTCTGGCATAACGCCAGACATCACCTCATCCGCTACGGCGGCACCTTCGAGCCGTTGATCATCGAGCGTGCCAAAGGCAGCTTCGTCTACGACGCAGACGGCCGCGCGATCCTGGACTTCACATCGGGGCAAATGAGCGCGGTGCTCGGGCACAGCCATCCTGAGATCATGTCGGTCATCAACGAATACGCCGGCAAGCTCGACCACCTCTTCAGCGGCATGCTGTCCCGGCCAGTGGTCGATCTCGCGACCCGCCTCGCCGACATCACGCCCGAAGGACTCGACCGCGCACTGTTGCTGAGCACGGGCGCGGAATCGAACGAAGCCGCCATCCGCATGGCGAAGCTGGTCACGGGCAAGTACGAAATCGTAGGGTTTGCGCAGTCCTGGCACGGCATGACGGGCAACGCGGCTTCCGCGACCTACAGCGCCGGTCGCAAGGGCGTCGGCCCGGCGGCCGTCGGCTCGTACGCAATTCCCGCGCCGTTCCTGTACCGGCCGCGTTTCGAGCGCAATGGCGAATACGATTACCTGGCGGAGCTGGACTATGCTTTCGATCTGATCGACCGGCAGTCCAGCGGGAATCTCGCGGCGTTCATCGCTGAGCCGATTCTCAGTTCCGGCGGGATCATCGAATTGCCGGTTGGCTATATGGCAGCGCTGAAACGCAAATGCGAGGAGCGCGGCATGCTGCTGATCCTCGATGAAGCGCAGACCGGCATCGGCCGAACGGGCACCATGTTCGCCTGCGAGCGCGATGGCGTCACGCCCGACATCCTGACGTTATCGAAGACTCTGGGCGCCGGTTTGCCGCTCGCAGCCGTCGTGACGTCCGCCGCGATCGAGGAGCGCGCGCACGAGCTCGGTTACCTGTTCTATACGACCCACGTGTCCGATCCGCTTCCCGCGGCCATCGGCTTGCGTGTGCTGGACGTAGTCGAGCGCGAGGGGCTGGTTGCGCGTGCGAACGTGATGGGCGATCGGCTTAGACGGGGCCTTTCGGGTCTGATGGAACGTTTCGATTGCATCGGCGATATTCGCGGGCGTGGCCTGCTTCTCGGCATGGAGATCGTCAAGGATCGCCGCACGAAAGAACCCGCCGATGGGCTCGGCGCCAAGATCACGCGCGAGTGCATGAATCTCGGGCTCAGCATGAACATCGTGCAGTTGCCCGGCATGGGCGGCGTATTCCGGATCGCGCCGCCGCTGACCGTTCACGAAGATGAAATCGATCTTGGCCTGGACCTGCTCGGCAAAGCGATCGAGCGTTCGCTGTAG
- a CDS encoding ArsR/SmtB family transcription factor, producing the protein MDADARMLALSAISHESRLAIFRVLAGTGPRGLSAGEISGKLGIVPSSLSFHLKDMRRAKLVIARRERTFIYYSASVDVIQEVIDFLSETCLAGSGGSSPGT; encoded by the coding sequence ATGGACGCAGATGCCAGGATGCTTGCGCTAAGCGCCATATCGCACGAGTCGCGACTGGCCATTTTCAGGGTGCTCGCCGGCACGGGGCCGCGCGGATTGTCTGCCGGCGAGATCTCCGGAAAGCTGGGAATCGTTCCGTCCAGCCTGTCTTTCCATTTGAAGGACATGCGCCGCGCGAAGCTTGTGATCGCGCGCCGCGAGCGGACGTTCATTTACTACTCGGCAAGCGTGGACGTCATTCAGGAAGTCATCGATTTCCTGAGTGAAACCTGTCTCGCCGGTTCGGGAGGCAGTTCTCCCGGCACGTAG
- a CDS encoding SDR family NAD(P)-dependent oxidoreductase, which yields MSRLQGKVAVITGGSSGIGFATAKRFAEEGAHVFITGRRQAELDKAVEAIGRNVTAVQGDVTHPDDLDRLYAKVRETRGVIDVLFANSGFIELQGIDQISPEHFDKIFGINTKGLLFTVQKALPLMRQGGSIILVSSIANVKAFQSYGAYSASKAAVRSFARTWTLELKDRGIRVNTLSPGPVDTPIIDSQFETKEESDKLRESFAQVIPLGRMGRPEELAAAALFLASDESSFVAGIDLPVDGGMAQV from the coding sequence ATGTCCAGGTTACAAGGCAAAGTCGCGGTCATCACGGGTGGCAGCAGCGGTATCGGTTTCGCGACAGCAAAGCGGTTTGCTGAAGAGGGCGCGCACGTCTTTATCACCGGGCGGCGGCAGGCGGAACTCGATAAAGCTGTCGAAGCAATCGGCCGGAATGTCACAGCGGTTCAGGGTGACGTCACCCATCCGGACGATCTCGATCGGCTGTACGCCAAGGTCAGGGAAACCAGGGGTGTGATCGACGTGTTGTTCGCGAATTCGGGGTTTATCGAGTTGCAGGGCATTGATCAGATCAGCCCGGAGCATTTCGATAAAATCTTCGGTATCAACACAAAGGGCCTGCTGTTCACGGTGCAAAAGGCGTTGCCCTTGATGCGCCAAGGCGGGTCGATCATCCTCGTGTCGTCCATTGCCAATGTGAAGGCTTTCCAGTCTTACGGCGCATACAGCGCGTCCAAGGCGGCGGTCCGTTCGTTTGCACGGACCTGGACGCTCGAACTCAAGGATCGCGGCATTCGCGTGAATACGCTGAGTCCGGGACCAGTGGATACGCCGATCATCGACTCACAGTTCGAGACGAAGGAAGAATCGGACAAGCTGCGCGAGTCCTTCGCGCAAGTCATTCCTCTTGGCCGCATGGGACGCCCGGAGGAGCTTGCGGCTGCCGCGTTGTTCCTGGCATCGGACGAAAGCAGCTTTGTCGCGGGGATCGATCTTCCCGTCGATGGCGGCATGGCACAGGTTTGA
- a CDS encoding peroxiredoxin-like family protein: MALQEKLDALKADFKGGKAPYFAPPEIHPVMERATAELIASGQARHALKAGDIAPEFTLNDSDGERVSSAALLAKGPLVVSFYRGVWCPYCNLELQALETSLAAFKEHGASLVAISPQNAVNSRKSIRTNNLSFPILIDTHNDVAAAFGIRFALPDYLVDLYQSLKNDLPAFNSDASWTLPMPARYVIGQDGTILYSEVNPDYTYRPEPDDMLPVLRQHGVTAGESDQRTRM, encoded by the coding sequence ATGGCACTTCAAGAAAAACTCGACGCCTTGAAGGCGGACTTCAAGGGCGGAAAAGCACCATACTTCGCACCGCCGGAAATTCATCCGGTAATGGAGCGGGCGACTGCGGAACTCATCGCATCGGGTCAGGCACGCCACGCATTGAAAGCCGGCGATATTGCACCGGAATTCACACTGAACGATTCGGACGGCGAACGGGTTTCATCGGCCGCGTTGCTTGCGAAAGGGCCGCTCGTGGTCAGCTTTTATCGCGGCGTGTGGTGCCCTTATTGCAACCTCGAACTTCAGGCGCTCGAAACGTCGCTTGCCGCTTTCAAGGAACACGGCGCCAGTCTGGTCGCCATTTCGCCGCAGAATGCAGTGAATAGCCGCAAGTCGATTCGAACAAACAATCTGAGCTTCCCGATTCTGATCGATACACATAACGATGTGGCCGCGGCATTCGGAATCCGTTTCGCACTTCCGGACTATCTGGTCGATCTCTATCAATCTTTGAAGAACGACCTGCCAGCTTTCAATAGCGACGCTAGCTGGACTTTACCGATGCCGGCGCGATATGTGATTGGACAGGACGGCACGATCCTGTATTCGGAGGTGAACCCGGACTACACGTATCGGCCGGAACCTGACGACATGCTTCCCGTGCTTCGCCAGCATGGAGTCACGGCGGGCGAGTCCGACCAGCGCACCAGGATGTGA
- a CDS encoding LysR family transcriptional regulator — MDRMTGMETFVSVVESGSFSAAARLLDVGQPAVSKAVAQLEDRLGVRLLLRSTRGLTPTEAGQAYYEHARRAILQADEADFAAKGAASRLAGRLRVSAAVTFARLHIVPRLPVFLEANPELSIDIILDDENVDLLERGVDVALRMGALNDSTMTARKLGTSPRKVVGTPAYFEKAGTPLTPADLSMHQAVIYEQGGGGSAWSFARGAAETSVVVSGRVRVTAAEGVRAAVLAGMGLAVVSEWMLAPELASGEVVSVLDDWGLPGVDLWALFPTGRMASAKARAFVAFVEETLAGVDSHVG, encoded by the coding sequence GTGGACCGAATGACTGGAATGGAGACGTTCGTATCCGTGGTCGAATCCGGATCGTTTTCGGCAGCCGCGAGGCTTCTCGATGTCGGGCAGCCGGCGGTATCGAAGGCGGTCGCTCAGCTTGAGGATCGCCTGGGTGTTCGCCTGTTGCTCCGGTCCACCCGCGGCCTCACGCCAACGGAGGCGGGTCAGGCCTACTACGAGCACGCAAGACGCGCGATCCTGCAGGCCGATGAAGCCGATTTCGCGGCCAAGGGCGCCGCCAGCAGGTTGGCCGGCCGCCTCAGGGTATCAGCGGCCGTGACCTTTGCGCGGCTTCACATCGTTCCCAGGCTGCCGGTTTTTCTGGAGGCCAATCCGGAGCTGAGCATCGACATCATTCTGGACGATGAAAACGTCGACCTGCTCGAACGTGGCGTCGATGTCGCCTTGCGAATGGGCGCGCTGAACGATTCGACCATGACCGCGCGCAAGCTTGGCACGAGCCCGCGCAAGGTAGTCGGAACGCCTGCGTACTTCGAGAAAGCGGGCACACCGCTGACGCCGGCGGATCTGTCCATGCATCAGGCCGTCATCTACGAGCAGGGCGGCGGTGGATCAGCGTGGTCGTTCGCACGCGGCGCGGCCGAGACGTCTGTTGTGGTTTCGGGACGCGTCCGGGTCACGGCCGCGGAGGGCGTCCGGGCGGCGGTGCTCGCCGGCATGGGCCTGGCGGTCGTCTCCGAGTGGATGCTGGCGCCCGAACTTGCAAGTGGGGAAGTCGTATCCGTGCTCGACGACTGGGGCCTTCCCGGCGTCGATCTCTGGGCGCTTTTCCCGACTGGACGCATGGCGAGCGCGAAAGCGAGGGCGTTTGTGGCGTTCGTTGAAGAAACCCTGGCCGGTGTGGACTCGCACGTCGGATGA
- a CDS encoding RidA family protein → MTDREVIVPSAMQNIVARAGYAPAVKVGAIVFCAGQVGRTADLEVIADPEAQFLACWINLRTVLQAAGCTFEDVVDMTTYHVQMSTHMPVFREVKNRVFPRGTCAWTSIGVSELAHPGLLVEIKCVAVKRDSTAAC, encoded by the coding sequence ATGACAGACCGCGAAGTGATCGTCCCTTCGGCGATGCAAAATATCGTCGCCCGTGCAGGATATGCGCCGGCCGTAAAGGTCGGCGCCATCGTTTTCTGCGCTGGCCAAGTTGGGCGCACGGCTGACCTGGAAGTGATCGCCGATCCCGAGGCGCAGTTCCTGGCATGCTGGATAAATCTGCGCACGGTGTTGCAAGCGGCCGGTTGCACGTTCGAAGACGTTGTCGATATGACGACGTACCACGTGCAGATGAGCACACATATGCCGGTATTCCGGGAGGTGAAGAATCGCGTCTTTCCACGCGGCACATGCGCGTGGACCTCGATCGGCGTATCCGAGCTCGCGCATCCGGGCTTGCTGGTCGAGATCAAATGCGTGGCGGTGAAGCGGGACTCGACTGCGGCATGCTGA
- a CDS encoding VOC family protein has translation MSIQKITPFLWYSNEAEEAAAFYAGIFPDSHVVRKTAVTSAGSTKVVEFVLFGQPFIAMSSGGGDPFNHSVSFMVNCDDQEELDRYWNALLEGGGAPEACGWLKDRFGVSWQIIPGDLIEMMADSDHLKATRVAEAMMKMVKFDVAALRAAYSGTAG, from the coding sequence ATGTCGATTCAAAAAATCACGCCGTTTCTTTGGTACTCGAACGAAGCAGAGGAAGCCGCCGCATTCTATGCAGGTATTTTCCCGGACTCGCACGTCGTCCGGAAAACCGCGGTGACAAGCGCCGGTTCAACGAAGGTCGTCGAGTTCGTCCTCTTCGGGCAGCCGTTTATCGCCATGAGTTCGGGCGGAGGCGACCCGTTCAATCACTCGGTATCGTTCATGGTTAATTGTGATGATCAGGAAGAACTCGACCGTTACTGGAACGCGCTGCTCGAAGGCGGCGGCGCGCCCGAGGCGTGCGGATGGCTGAAAGACCGCTTTGGCGTCTCGTGGCAAATCATTCCTGGCGATCTCATCGAAATGATGGCCGACTCCGATCACTTAAAGGCCACGCGTGTTGCCGAAGCCATGATGAAAATGGTGAAGTTCGATGTCGCGGCGCTTAGGGCCGCGTATTCGGGAACGGCGGGATAA